The Diadema setosum chromosome 4, eeDiaSeto1, whole genome shotgun sequence genome window below encodes:
- the LOC140227147 gene encoding putative nuclease HARBI1: MELNEWRGAGPRGIPKSEQLICTFLDHIAGGGYYRQVGRAGGMATSTAFLHTRQACNFVFETASQYISLPRETEYEELSTRLTLPDGQVKRVVLYIDGYIARIQRPDHAGDAYLCGRHGKSCDSLNTQYIIDKHGIVRQVISGLPGSTHDKTATEWSLSFMNFLDRLPEDIVVLGDPAYRGLHRAVIHTAVGHDLGDAELRFNTDATKLRQVVERTIGATQRRWRMSQLKENRLAAKGGIVFPAKCLVAMAVLHNRFTNYV, encoded by the exons ATGGAATTAAACGAGTGGAGAGGAGCGGGACCTCGCGGCATACCCAAATCGGAGCAACTCATCTGCACCTTTTTGGACCACATCGCAGGAGGGGGGTATTACAGACAAGTGGGAAGAGCAGGTGGGATGGCGACTTCAACCGCCTTTCTGCACACCCGGCAAGCCTGCAATTTTGTCTTCGAAACTGCTTCGCAGTACATAAGCCTTCCGCGAGAGACTGAATACGAAGAGCTGTCAACTCGATTAACACTTCCAGATGGGCAG GTCAAACGTGTCGTGCTGTACATTGATGGATACATTGCCAGAATACAGAGGCCAGACCACGCAGGTGATGCCTATTTATGTGGACGTCATGGCAAGTCATGTGACAGCCTCAATACACAGTACATCATAGACAAACACGGAATAGTTCGACAGGTGATTTCGG GCTTACCAGGAAGTACACATGACAAGACAGCAACAGAATGGAGTCTATCCTTCATGAACTTTCTGGACAGACTACCAGAAGACATCGTTGTCCTAGGTGACCCGGCGTATAGAGGTTTGCACCGTGCAGTGATTCACACAGCTGTGGGTCATGATCTGGGCGACGCAGAACTGAGGTTTAACACCGATGCAACCAAGCTGCGACAAGTAGTTGAACGGACAATAGGAGCAACACAACGCCGTTGGCGAATGAGTCAGTTGAAGGAAAATAGGCTAGCTGCGAAGGGTGGCATCGTCTTCCCAGCGAAATGCTTAGTAGCGATGGCAGTGCTACACAACAGATTCACAAATTATGTTTAG